The Vicia villosa cultivar HV-30 ecotype Madison, WI unplaced genomic scaffold, Vvil1.0 ctg.001682F_1_1, whole genome shotgun sequence genome includes a region encoding these proteins:
- the LOC131636269 gene encoding uncharacterized protein LOC131636269, with protein MRKADALAIEKKWKEFNALLAFMIYGLVLFPNIPNFVDLTAICLFMDQNPVPTLLADTYYAVHSRYGTKGAVGGCLPLLYEWFTSHLPKSGPFVTTRDSQKWPQRIMGLTANDIVWYHLGKGIEEVITRCGSFDNVPLIGTKGVINYNSRLALRQLGFALKDKPLDKEIFESVCFKKGADPEGLEKVRSAWNSIHTDDRTSLGGKNAIAKQAYTDWVKDRVKERLLPFPKVKPLYEQPPEVLTATVPAEDYTQVHVENIRLREKGEDAKIEVQKRTRTERGDKATTIIVEDNEKIIKKAIKEAEEKLKQKYREDLKACKLQLEKENKYQLRTMKKKLEDEITQRIAVETQLKGSHLRSARLTEENVKLRDQMASMENAPEKDYLPEF; from the exons ATGAGAAAAGCTGATGCCCTGGCTattgagaagaaatggaaagaattcaatgctctctTAGCTTTTATGATCTACggtttggtgttgttcccgaATATCCCGAATTTCGTCGACCTCACTGCCATTTGCCTCTTTATGGATCAAAACCCCGTGCCTACTCTCTTGGCAGATACTTATTATGCTGTTCATTCCAGGTATGGGACGAAGGGAGCCGTTGGAGGCTGTTTGCCGTTGTTATACGAGTGGTTCACTTCACACTTGCCTAAAAGTGGACCGTTTGTCACAACAAGAGACTCacagaaatggcctcaaaggatcatggggcttacggCGAATGACATCGTTTGGTATCACCTTGGGAAAGGGATAGAGGAAGTTATTACTAGATGTGGTAGTTTTGACAACGTCCCCCTCATAGGAACGAAGGGAGTTATCAATTACAATTCGAGGCTAGCGCTgcgtcagttgggttttgcactAAAGGACAAGCCGTTAGACAAGGAAATATTTGAATCTGTTTGCTTTAAGAAAGGGGCTGATCCAGAGGGTCTAGAAAAAGTGAGGAGCGCCTGGAATAGTATTCATACAGATGACCGAACTTCCTTGGGAGGGAAGAATGCCATTGCTAAACAAGCCTACACTGATTGGGTAAAAGATAGAGTCAAGGAGCGCCtattgcctttcccgaaggttaaaccATTGTATGAACAACCACCTGAAGTTTTGACTGCCACTGTGCCAGCTGAAGACTATACCCAGGTACATGTGGAAAACATCAGGTTGCGTGAGAAGGGGGAAGATGCTAAGATAGA agttcaaaagaggacTAGAACTGAAAGGGGTGACAAAGCTACCACTATCATTGTCGAGGATAACGAGAAGATCATAAAAAAGGCCataaaagaggcagaagagaagcTCAAGCAAAAGTACAGAGAAGACTTGAAGGCCTGCAAGCTCCAGTTAGAAAAAGAGAATAAATATCAGCTGAGGActatgaaaaagaaactggaagatgAGATTACTCAGAGAATAGCAGTCGAGACACAGCTGAAGGGAAGTCACCTCCGCtccgctcgactaacagaagagaatgtCAAGCTCAGAGATCAAATGGCAAGTATGGAGAATGCACCTGAGaaagattatctcccagaat